DNA sequence from the Pedobacter sp. W3I1 genome:
GTTGGAAGTTTTTGAGGAAAAGACCAAGGTTATGGCCAAATTCAGTAAATATTTTCCGTACCGTCTGGTTTTCATCATAAAGCAAGGTCAGTTCGCGAACATTTAGGATATTTAATCCCGTGAGTTCATAATAACGTTTCAAAAACCAGCGGGTAGAAAGGTAATCTTCTGCTATACCATTTAAAAAAGGCGAACACCACAGGTTGGCATCGGTAATTTTTCCCTCGGCACACACGGCACTTCCAAGTCCGGTACCTAAGGTGATGCCAATCAGATTTTGGTAGGCACGGGCTTCGCCTGCAAATACCTCTCCTGCCAAAAAACAAGAAGCATCGTTACTCATTAAAATCTGATCGCGGTTGATCTTCAGTTCGTTAGCCAGCAAGTCTTTTACGTTTAATCCATAAAAAGCGGCATACTTATCATTGCCAGCGATATAGGAGATGCCGTTGTCATAATCGAAAGGCCCCGGCATCGCAATACCTAAACGGCCAATTTGGATACCTGTCTTTTTATAAGCTGCTTTAATTGCACTGCACCAGGTATGGATAATCTGTTCTGTTGAGCCATGAGAGTCAACGCGTTCGCGTGTATAAGAATTTTTAAGGATATTGCGCTGTTGCATATCGAGTAAAGCAGCGGTAATATGTGAACCCCCGATATCGATTCCTAGCACATATTGGTTATTATTTATTGTTTTCTGCATCAATTTGATCTATAAAATGGTTAGTGTTTAAGGTAGAACACCAATTACAAGAATCCTTTTTTTTGACAAACTGCCTACAGGCTTAAAATTTTTTTATGATTTTTTTTTAATTACTTTACATTCGATTTACTAAACTA
Encoded proteins:
- a CDS encoding ROK family protein; amino-acid sequence: MQKTINNNQYVLGIDIGGSHITAALLDMQQRNILKNSYTRERVDSHGSTEQIIHTWCSAIKAAYKKTGIQIGRLGIAMPGPFDYDNGISYIAGNDKYAAFYGLNVKDLLANELKINRDQILMSNDASCFLAGEVFAGEARAYQNLIGITLGTGLGSAVCAEGKITDANLWCSPFLNGIAEDYLSTRWFLKRYYELTGLNILNVRELTLLYDENQTVRKIFTEFGHNLGLFLKNFQQDHAAEAIVIGGNIANASSRFVPNVIKYLESQGITTSIHISRLNEDAALVGAAGCWATQTKETVEKADFD